The Vibrio metoecus sequence ATACTTTGTAGGGCTGGCACAGGGTAAGTTGGTGTTGTTTTTTGCTCGTTTTTTGTTGGATTTTCCCACCCTAAAGGGGCGGTTGGGTCAACATTAGCGTAACTGTGCGTTGCGATGATTAGCGCCAACAGCGCTGCATATTTAACCACCGATAAACTCCTCTCGACTGCCCAAAGTATAGACTTCTAGGATCACCCGAGCCTGTGGGTAGTTTTCCACTTGATACTGAAAACGGCGCCAATAATATTTCACAGGTAACGCTTCTAAGGTTTGCAAATAGTCACGAATGGCGAAGTAAGATCCCGTAAACTCCATTCGTACTGGATGCAAATAATATTCCGATTCCACATTGGTTTCTTTCGAACGCACGATAGGTTCAGCAGGCAAGGACTCTAGCGATACCAATTTCAGTTGTTGACCCTGTCTGAGTACATTTTCCAATAAATTCGGCATCTCTGAAGGTGCCACCATCGCCGTGATCTGCTCAGCCAATTGCAATGAGATTTCCTGACTTTGTAGCGTCAACTGTGATAACTCAACATCCAATTCCTGATCTGGGTTCCTTGCGAGCTTTGCTTGCAACGCCATGATTTCTCCTTGCAACACCTGATTGCTAGAAGTCAAGGTTTGAACTTGTAATTGGCGCGCTTCACTTTGCTTCAATGCAGGCTCAATCAACCCCACCCACAATGACAGCACCACCACCACGACACCACAAAGCGCAATCAACCCTTTTTCACGCGGTGAAAGCGCGGAAAACTGTTTTTCCATCGTTTGCCAACGTGATCTCATTTCAGATTCCCTCGCTGGGTATTCAATTCAAAGGTGATCATATCCTGATCATTGCGACCGATTTTCAGTTGCTCGAAGCTTCGGCCCATCAAATGCAGCTCTTGTTTGAACTGATTTATCCAGTTTGGAATCGCCGCGGGATCACGTGCCAACCCTTGTACGTTCAACTGAAGCGCATCCAAGGTAATACTGCTTAACGAGATATCACTGCGCGCTAACTGTGCCAATGAATTTAAAACGCCGGAATACCCAGTTTGCTGTGCTGCATCAAACTGACCAATCGCCTGTTTGGCTTCCTGTTTAGCCACAATTTCTTTTTTCAAACGCTCAATCGCCGCTAATTTTCCTGCCGAGGGCAGATGATTGGCAGCTTGCTGACGCAGGTTCGTGGCTTGCACTGTCAACGTTTGGTTCTGATCCTGCAGCTGTTGCAGTTGTTGATCGCTCACCATATTTTGATAACCAACGCCTGCATACCCTAGCAACAGCATGGCACTTAACGCTAACCAGATCAGTAATAGGTTGGTTAATGTGAATTTGTCTTGTTTGGGCTTTAAATGGTCAGGATAAAAATTGATGGTTTCTTGCGACACATTACGCACATAACGCGCCAATTGCTCACCACAGGAAAGGACAGCATTACCATCCAATCCTGAAGCTCGGACACTTAACCGTGCATTCAGTCCTTCAATCAGTGCTTCTCTATCTTCTCCATCACAACACACTTTAAGTT is a genomic window containing:
- the gspM gene encoding type II secretion system protein GspM — protein: MRSRWQTMEKQFSALSPREKGLIALCGVVVVVLSLWVGLIEPALKQSEARQLQVQTLTSSNQVLQGEIMALQAKLARNPDQELDVELSQLTLQSQEISLQLAEQITAMVAPSEMPNLLENVLRQGQQLKLVSLESLPAEPIVRSKETNVESEYYLHPVRMEFTGSYFAIRDYLQTLEALPVKYYWRRFQYQVENYPQARVILEVYTLGSREEFIGG
- a CDS encoding PilN domain-containing protein, coding for MKKPSWIEKLFASKVASQQLYVVVQPESLYFTTDDLPPIPPQSLNQQNWQSVLVQTLQKHAIHDVQIHLVLHSQLYQAYQIEQPSVPREEWSAALPFLLKDMLSEKVTDVVADAHPLPGSGKVQAYVISKRTILELQSMALAAGLTLGRIIPEQAIWGMAGGELSHFLLLHRSLGGSFKLDAFVERQCSFQRTLRGITAPVTDNAVSALQLDSLALELQRSIDYLSAQLKGGSLQQLKVCCDGEDREALIEGLNARLSVRASGLDGNAVLSCGEQLARYVRNVSQETINFYPDHLKPKQDKFTLTNLLLIWLALSAMLLLGYAGVGYQNMVSDQQLQQLQDQNQTLTVQATNLRQQAANHLPSAGKLAAIERLKKEIVAKQEAKQAIGQFDAAQQTGYSGVLNSLAQLARSDISLSSITLDALQLNVQGLARDPAAIPNWINQFKQELHLMGRSFEQLKIGRNDQDMITFELNTQRGNLK